Proteins encoded together in one Falco biarmicus isolate bFalBia1 chromosome 4, bFalBia1.pri, whole genome shotgun sequence window:
- the ATXN7 gene encoding ataxin-7 isoform X3, translated as MPIFGLCPAHDDFYLVMCNHCNQVVKPQAFQSHYERRHSSSSKPPLTPPSSSVFSLISSFPSKNKGSSASGSNRSSSGGTSASSSNSKLLKSPKDKLQISGNNRLMHSVHSKVPHDKIMTPSVKVEKIHPKIDGAQLKAAVGPTCSTTVSSSIKTGLNCPSIPKPPLPSPGQILNGKGLLSVPPFLEKKPEENTNNRKFLHKRLSEREFDPDIYCGVIDVETRKPCTRSLTCKTHSLTQRRAVQGRRKRFDVLLAEHKSKTREKELLRHSDHHQQMPPLREPHPSPTKTSQELHQNSHGVTLTESKPLLPNKPKPHPPSLPRPPGCPAQHSGNAPSESPSVHESPHPPLPAAEPASRLSSDEGECDEKEEPVEKLDCHYSGHHPQPAAFCTFGSQQIGRGYYVFDKRWNHIRCALDFMLEKHLNSQMWKKIPPASSNTASVRAPHRTNSMPASQYGVSAAGFLLPTTVMSSPALVSPSCVSLNNKSVPSHGTTLNANPATLGAVDPVCSMQSRQVSSSPSTPTVLSSVPSPMPSKPQKMKSSKSFKPKESSAGSGTCNSTGSVSSSGGSGKKRKNSSALLAPSHSTESFRKNCVVNSGNSGTSYHPSVTASSHSVGLNCMTSKANSVSLKHDQSGRGPPTGSPAESIKRMSVMMNSSDSTLSLGPFVHQSSELTVNSHSSFSHSHTSLDKLIGKKRKCSPGSSSINSSSSKSNKVAKLTSVNNVHAKHTGAIPGTQGLMNNSLFHQPKARP; from the exons aaagaagaCACAGCTCCTCCAGCAAGCCGCCTTTGactcctccctcctcttcagTATTTTCCCTCATTTCATCTTTCCCTTCAAAAAACAAAGGTAGCAGTGCAAGTGGGAGCAATCGTTCATCCAGTGGAGGTACTAGTGCATCATCATCAAATTCCAAGTTGTTGAAATCACCCAAAGACAAGCTGCAGATCAGCGGAAACAACAGGTTAATGCATTCGGTACATAGCAAAGTTCCCCATGATAAAAT TATGACTCCATCTGTCAAAGTGGAAAAGATTCATCCAAAGATAGATGGTGCCCAACTGAAAGCTGCTGTTGGTCCAACTTGTTCTACTACTGTGAGTTCCTCAATAAAGACTGGCCTTAATTGTCCCTCAATACCAAAGCCACCCTTGCCTTCCCCTGGACAGATACTGAATGGTAAAGGTCTTCTCTCTGTGCCTccatttttggaaaagaaacctgaagaaaatacaaataataggAAATTTTTACATAAAAGATTGTCAg AGAGAGAATTTGATCCAGATATATACTGTGGTGTCATTGATGTGGAAACCAGGAAACCTTGTACTAGGTCTTTGACATGCAAG ACACATTCCTTAACCCAGCGGAGGGCTGTACAGGGTCGAAGAAAACGATTTGATGTGTTATTAGCCgagcacaaaagcaaaaccagggaaAAGGAACTTCTTCGACATTCGGATCATCATCAGCAGATGCCCCCTCTCAGGGAACCACATCCCTCACCTACTAAAACTTCCCAGGAGCTGCACCAAAATTCTCATGGAGTTACTCTTACAGAATCAAAGCCTTTATTACCTAATAAACCCAAACCTCACCCCCCCAGTCTTCCAAG GCCTCCAGGCTGTCCAGCCCAGCACAGTGGAAATGCCCCTAGTGAGTCTCCTTCTGTCCATGAGTCCCCGCACCCTCCCTTGCCTGCAGCTGAGCCAGCATCTCGGTTATCCAGTGATGAGGGAGAATGTGATGAAAAAGAAGAGCCTGTTGAAAAACTGGATTGTCATTATTCAGGTCATCATCCTCAACCAGCCGCT ttttgcacaTTTGGTAGTCAGCAAATTGGAAGAGGTTATTACGTGTTTGACAAGCGGTGGAACCACATTCGATGTGCACTTGACTTCATGTTGGAGAAGCATCTGAATTCACAGATGTGGAA GAAAATTCCTCCAGCATCTAGTAACACAGCATCAGTTCGTGCACCACATAGGACAAACTCGATGCCTGCTTCACAGTACGGTGTCAGTGCAGCAGGTTTCCTCTTACCCACCACGGTTATGTCATCGCCAGCATTGGTATCTCCTTCCTGTGTGTCTCTGAATAATAAATCGGTACCATCACATGGAACGACACTAAATGCCAATCCTGCTACTCTGGGTGCAGTGGATCCTGTCTGCAGTATGCAATCAAGACAAGTGTCTTCATCCCCTTCAACACCTACAGTGCTTTCCTCTGTACCTTCACCTATGCCCAGCAAACCTCAGAAAATGAAATCCAGCAAATCTTTTAAACCTAAGGAATCTTCTGCTGGCAGTGGCACCTGTAACAGTACCGGCAGCGTCAGTAGCAGCGGCGGCTCAGGAAAGAAGCGTAAAAACAGTTCCGCACTGCTAGCACCTTCTCATTCCACAGAGTCCTTTAGAAAAAACTGTGTGGTTAACTCTGGAAACTCTGGGACCTCCTATCATCCGTCGGTGACAGCTTCGTCCCACAGTGTTGGCCTCAACTGTATGACTAGCAAAGCTAACTCTGTTAGCCTCAAACATGACCAATCAGGGAGGGGTCCTCCGACTGGAAGCCCTGCAGAATCGATAAAGAGAATGAGTGTGATGATGAACAGCAGCGACTCCACGCTCTCCTTAGGGCCTTTTGTTCATCAGTCCAGTGAGCTGACTGTAAATTCACACAGCAGTTTTTCACATTCGCATACTTCCCTCGACAAAttaataggaaagaaaagaaagtgctCACCTGGTTCAAGCAGcataaacagcagcagcagcaaatcaAACAAGGTTGCCAAATTGACGTCGGTGAACAATGTTCATGCAAAACACACTGGTGCAATCCCAGGGACGCAAGGACTGATGAACAACTCTCTTTTTCATCAG CCAAAGGCACGTCCCTGA
- the ATXN7 gene encoding ataxin-7 isoform X4 — MYKRRHSSSSKPPLTPPSSSVFSLISSFPSKNKGSSASGSNRSSSGGTSASSSNSKLLKSPKDKLQISGNNRLMHSVHSKVPHDKIMTPSVKVEKIHPKIDGAQLKAAVGPTCSTTVSSSIKTGLNCPSIPKPPLPSPGQILNGKGLLSVPPFLEKKPEENTNNRKFLHKRLSEREFDPDIYCGVIDVETRKPCTRSLTCKTHSLTQRRAVQGRRKRFDVLLAEHKSKTREKELLRHSDHHQQMPPLREPHPSPTKTSQELHQNSHGVTLTESKPLLPNKPKPHPPSLPRPPGCPAQHSGNAPSESPSVHESPHPPLPAAEPASRLSSDEGECDEKEEPVEKLDCHYSGHHPQPAAFCTFGSQQIGRGYYVFDKRWNHIRCALDFMLEKHLNSQMWKKIPPASSNTASVRAPHRTNSMPASQYGVSAAGFLLPTTVMSSPALVSPSCVSLNNKSVPSHGTTLNANPATLGAVDPVCSMQSRQVSSSPSTPTVLSSVPSPMPSKPQKMKSSKSFKPKESSAGSGTCNSTGSVSSSGGSGKKRKNSSALLAPSHSTESFRKNCVVNSGNSGTSYHPSVTASSHSVGLNCMTSKANSVSLKHDQSGRGPPTGSPAESIKRMSVMMNSSDSTLSLGPFVHQSSELTVNSHSSFSHSHTSLDKLIGKKRKCSPGSSSINSSSSKSNKVAKLTSVNNVHAKHTGAIPGTQGLMNNSLFHQPKARP; from the exons aaagaagaCACAGCTCCTCCAGCAAGCCGCCTTTGactcctccctcctcttcagTATTTTCCCTCATTTCATCTTTCCCTTCAAAAAACAAAGGTAGCAGTGCAAGTGGGAGCAATCGTTCATCCAGTGGAGGTACTAGTGCATCATCATCAAATTCCAAGTTGTTGAAATCACCCAAAGACAAGCTGCAGATCAGCGGAAACAACAGGTTAATGCATTCGGTACATAGCAAAGTTCCCCATGATAAAAT TATGACTCCATCTGTCAAAGTGGAAAAGATTCATCCAAAGATAGATGGTGCCCAACTGAAAGCTGCTGTTGGTCCAACTTGTTCTACTACTGTGAGTTCCTCAATAAAGACTGGCCTTAATTGTCCCTCAATACCAAAGCCACCCTTGCCTTCCCCTGGACAGATACTGAATGGTAAAGGTCTTCTCTCTGTGCCTccatttttggaaaagaaacctgaagaaaatacaaataataggAAATTTTTACATAAAAGATTGTCAg AGAGAGAATTTGATCCAGATATATACTGTGGTGTCATTGATGTGGAAACCAGGAAACCTTGTACTAGGTCTTTGACATGCAAG ACACATTCCTTAACCCAGCGGAGGGCTGTACAGGGTCGAAGAAAACGATTTGATGTGTTATTAGCCgagcacaaaagcaaaaccagggaaAAGGAACTTCTTCGACATTCGGATCATCATCAGCAGATGCCCCCTCTCAGGGAACCACATCCCTCACCTACTAAAACTTCCCAGGAGCTGCACCAAAATTCTCATGGAGTTACTCTTACAGAATCAAAGCCTTTATTACCTAATAAACCCAAACCTCACCCCCCCAGTCTTCCAAG GCCTCCAGGCTGTCCAGCCCAGCACAGTGGAAATGCCCCTAGTGAGTCTCCTTCTGTCCATGAGTCCCCGCACCCTCCCTTGCCTGCAGCTGAGCCAGCATCTCGGTTATCCAGTGATGAGGGAGAATGTGATGAAAAAGAAGAGCCTGTTGAAAAACTGGATTGTCATTATTCAGGTCATCATCCTCAACCAGCCGCT ttttgcacaTTTGGTAGTCAGCAAATTGGAAGAGGTTATTACGTGTTTGACAAGCGGTGGAACCACATTCGATGTGCACTTGACTTCATGTTGGAGAAGCATCTGAATTCACAGATGTGGAA GAAAATTCCTCCAGCATCTAGTAACACAGCATCAGTTCGTGCACCACATAGGACAAACTCGATGCCTGCTTCACAGTACGGTGTCAGTGCAGCAGGTTTCCTCTTACCCACCACGGTTATGTCATCGCCAGCATTGGTATCTCCTTCCTGTGTGTCTCTGAATAATAAATCGGTACCATCACATGGAACGACACTAAATGCCAATCCTGCTACTCTGGGTGCAGTGGATCCTGTCTGCAGTATGCAATCAAGACAAGTGTCTTCATCCCCTTCAACACCTACAGTGCTTTCCTCTGTACCTTCACCTATGCCCAGCAAACCTCAGAAAATGAAATCCAGCAAATCTTTTAAACCTAAGGAATCTTCTGCTGGCAGTGGCACCTGTAACAGTACCGGCAGCGTCAGTAGCAGCGGCGGCTCAGGAAAGAAGCGTAAAAACAGTTCCGCACTGCTAGCACCTTCTCATTCCACAGAGTCCTTTAGAAAAAACTGTGTGGTTAACTCTGGAAACTCTGGGACCTCCTATCATCCGTCGGTGACAGCTTCGTCCCACAGTGTTGGCCTCAACTGTATGACTAGCAAAGCTAACTCTGTTAGCCTCAAACATGACCAATCAGGGAGGGGTCCTCCGACTGGAAGCCCTGCAGAATCGATAAAGAGAATGAGTGTGATGATGAACAGCAGCGACTCCACGCTCTCCTTAGGGCCTTTTGTTCATCAGTCCAGTGAGCTGACTGTAAATTCACACAGCAGTTTTTCACATTCGCATACTTCCCTCGACAAAttaataggaaagaaaagaaagtgctCACCTGGTTCAAGCAGcataaacagcagcagcagcaaatcaAACAAGGTTGCCAAATTGACGTCGGTGAACAATGTTCATGCAAAACACACTGGTGCAATCCCAGGGACGCAAGGACTGATGAACAACTCTCTTTTTCATCAG CCAAAGGCACGTCCCTGA